The Thalassotalea sp. HSM 43 genome window below encodes:
- a CDS encoding efflux RND transporter periplasmic adaptor subunit — protein MNKLTKKLTAVLTSTLLLATAAWASEAPAPAVKTEQVKQTKLSPSANLLGTVYSRSNIAITAGVNGQLTWLVEPGTFVSKGDVLVKMDTLPLELMQLEQQAQIKREKINIGYLKRELQRLEALKANNNAAEFQLDQTKSKYELAMADLEIAELKLKQIHDQLARAEINAPFAGVITERLEREGSDVNRSQVLLRMLDTENLQVRMFVPVRYMPYLNNKSQLQVFNEQYQTIARIQAIIPAADQRSQSFELRLELDADSVSHWTAGQLVKVEIPVQADQETLAIHRDALILRKNQTYVMKIDKQNIAHKMTVNVGQGQGDWVAIEGELSEGDRVAVRGAERLRDGQKVNVQSKS, from the coding sequence ATGAATAAGTTAACAAAAAAACTGACCGCCGTGCTGACTTCCACCTTGTTGTTAGCGACAGCTGCATGGGCTAGCGAAGCGCCTGCACCAGCGGTAAAAACCGAACAAGTAAAACAAACCAAGTTATCACCGAGTGCCAATTTACTCGGTACCGTGTATAGCCGCTCCAACATTGCCATTACCGCCGGTGTCAATGGTCAGCTTACTTGGTTAGTCGAGCCAGGCACATTCGTGAGTAAAGGCGATGTATTAGTGAAAATGGATACTCTGCCACTTGAACTGATGCAACTTGAACAACAAGCACAAATTAAACGAGAGAAAATTAATATCGGTTACCTCAAACGTGAGTTACAGCGTCTTGAAGCATTAAAGGCCAATAATAACGCCGCTGAATTTCAATTAGATCAAACCAAATCAAAATATGAATTGGCGATGGCCGATTTAGAAATAGCCGAATTAAAGCTAAAGCAAATACACGATCAGCTAGCACGTGCTGAGATCAACGCGCCATTCGCCGGTGTCATTACCGAACGACTAGAGCGCGAAGGCAGCGATGTGAACCGCTCACAAGTCTTATTGCGAATGTTAGATACCGAAAACCTGCAAGTGCGTATGTTTGTGCCTGTGCGTTACATGCCCTACTTAAACAACAAAAGCCAATTGCAGGTATTTAATGAGCAATATCAAACCATCGCCCGAATTCAAGCGATCATCCCTGCTGCCGATCAACGCTCACAGTCGTTTGAATTGCGCCTCGAGCTTGATGCTGACAGCGTAAGTCATTGGACTGCGGGACAACTGGTTAAGGTTGAAATTCCGGTACAAGCGGATCAAGAAACATTGGCCATTCATCGCGACGCTTTGATTTTGCGTAAAAACCAAACCTACGTGATGAAAATCGATAAGCAAAATATTGCTCACAAGATGACGGTGAATGTCGGTCAAGGACAAGGGGATTGGGTTGCCATCGAAGGTGAGCTTAGCGAAGGCGATCGTGTTGCGGTTCGTGGTGCTGAACGCTTGCGCGACGGACAAAAAGTGAACGTGCAAAGTAAGTCATAG
- a CDS encoding efflux RND transporter permease subunit, whose translation MNLTRSSLKNPAAVLVITALIFVFGLISISKLPIQLTPDIEQPQITISTGWRSASPQELESVIIEPQENVVKNTRGVTDVTTNINSGFGNITLTFDIGTNMQQAMLDVINNLNQAPPLPLDAMEPVVAAGGGRGGPNAASLLVKVVESNPNKDISSYQKIIEDVVEPRLSRIPGIGQVNLNSRRAKELRISFDPYLAAAMGIEIGEISSKIARSSDISGGFADVGRRQYTVRFIGQYDVSTMLEMIIGYQDQRPIYLKDIAHVEETLVDRFGLTLRNGAPAYYITVTRNNDANTVKLLDDINLAINELNQGVLADNGLTIDLSFDSSVHIRNALTLVKSNLGLGVLLAFAILWLFLRGLKPTLIIATTIPVSLMVAFLALSVFDRSLNVISLAGLAFAVGLVLDAAIIVQENIVRLRAEGMDKHKAVVRGATQVTGALFASTATSVAIFLPILFMEGIEGQLFSDLALTLSIAVIASLLAAITVLPIASKYWLKEYCQVDPMAQYWHKLTQFVMRLTDTTSKQLSWIALLLGGSLTLSILLIPKTDFMPRAPIDGFFFNISLPPGGNLNFVDQEMAQLVKERIDPHLNGDKMPKIKSYNFYSYGASMSGGFIYADDAEHVEELMDIVQNDILAGLPDTQVYLFRGSMINVSGGGNGRSINIDIQGSDLDELMQTAQAGLGAIQTHLPGVGAQPVPGLSMAEPELQLLPNDRRIAQAGLNRSDIANAVRAFTDGLFVSEYFDGNERMNVILRGSLWNNPDELAQMPIYTPLAGVQTLGELTEIRRTVGPTQLRRVDGKRTVTLTVYPPESMSMEEALSALNNQVIPQMRQVLPSDASIKLSGNANKMANAINDMLTNFALALIILFLLMTALFKSAKDSFLVLLVMPLAVAGGVMSLYVLNLFSFQSLDLLTMIGFIILLGLVVNNAILLVDQTRSAERLGASRSDAVAQAVRIRARPVYMSTLTSLFGMLPLMVMPGVGAEIYRGLATVIVGGMAISAIFTLILLPSLLRLGSAQDNQLAKTKSKSNEQQPVAVN comes from the coding sequence ATGAACTTAACCCGAAGTTCACTGAAAAATCCCGCAGCTGTGCTGGTGATAACCGCACTGATTTTTGTGTTTGGATTGATCAGTATCAGTAAGTTACCTATTCAGCTCACGCCAGATATTGAACAACCACAAATAACCATTTCCACCGGATGGCGCAGTGCCTCGCCGCAAGAGCTTGAATCGGTGATCATCGAGCCACAAGAAAATGTGGTAAAAAACACCCGAGGTGTCACCGACGTCACCACCAATATCAATAGCGGGTTTGGTAATATCACCTTAACCTTCGATATAGGGACCAACATGCAACAAGCGATGTTGGACGTGATTAACAACCTCAATCAGGCACCACCATTACCGCTAGATGCTATGGAACCTGTCGTCGCGGCAGGTGGTGGTCGTGGTGGCCCAAATGCTGCATCATTGTTAGTTAAGGTTGTCGAGAGTAACCCCAATAAAGACATTTCAAGCTACCAAAAGATTATTGAAGATGTGGTCGAACCGAGACTATCGCGTATCCCAGGGATTGGTCAGGTCAATCTAAATTCGCGACGAGCTAAAGAGTTACGTATCAGTTTTGACCCCTATTTAGCCGCCGCCATGGGTATCGAAATTGGCGAAATCAGCAGTAAAATTGCGCGTTCCTCTGATATTTCAGGTGGTTTTGCCGATGTCGGTCGCCGTCAATATACCGTGCGCTTTATCGGTCAATACGACGTTAGTACGATGTTGGAAATGATCATTGGTTATCAAGATCAACGACCTATTTACTTAAAAGATATCGCTCATGTTGAAGAAACCTTAGTCGACAGATTTGGCCTAACACTGCGCAATGGTGCGCCAGCTTATTATATTACGGTGACTCGAAATAACGATGCCAATACCGTCAAACTGTTAGATGATATCAATCTAGCCATCAATGAATTGAATCAAGGCGTACTGGCCGATAATGGCTTAACCATTGATTTAAGTTTTGATTCATCCGTACATATTCGCAACGCGCTAACCTTAGTAAAAAGTAATCTTGGCCTCGGTGTCTTGCTTGCCTTTGCCATCTTGTGGTTATTCTTACGCGGCCTTAAACCAACCTTGATCATCGCCACCACAATTCCAGTTTCTTTGATGGTGGCGTTTTTAGCATTAAGCGTATTCGATCGCAGTTTAAATGTTATCTCCCTAGCGGGTCTGGCATTTGCTGTTGGGTTAGTGTTAGATGCGGCGATCATCGTACAAGAAAATATTGTCCGACTTCGCGCCGAAGGCATGGATAAACACAAAGCAGTTGTCCGTGGTGCCACTCAGGTTACCGGAGCTTTATTTGCGTCAACCGCAACCAGTGTTGCCATTTTCTTACCTATCCTGTTTATGGAAGGCATTGAAGGTCAGTTATTTTCGGACTTAGCACTGACCTTATCGATTGCGGTCATCGCTTCGTTATTAGCGGCAATAACTGTTTTGCCTATTGCCAGTAAATACTGGTTAAAAGAATATTGCCAAGTTGACCCGATGGCGCAATATTGGCACAAGCTAACGCAATTTGTGATGCGCTTGACCGACACCACGAGTAAGCAACTTAGCTGGATAGCCTTACTGTTGGGCGGTTCATTAACGCTCAGTATATTGCTTATTCCAAAAACCGACTTTATGCCTCGTGCCCCGATTGATGGTTTCTTTTTCAATATCAGTTTACCACCTGGTGGCAATCTCAATTTTGTCGACCAAGAAATGGCACAACTGGTTAAAGAACGTATCGACCCGCACCTAAATGGTGACAAGATGCCTAAGATCAAGAGTTATAACTTTTACTCTTATGGCGCCAGCATGAGTGGTGGTTTTATCTATGCCGATGATGCAGAGCACGTCGAAGAGTTGATGGATATTGTGCAAAATGACATTTTGGCTGGATTGCCAGATACCCAAGTCTACTTATTCCGAGGTTCGATGATCAACGTCAGCGGTGGTGGTAATGGTCGCTCGATTAATATCGATATTCAAGGCTCCGATCTGGATGAGTTGATGCAAACAGCACAAGCCGGACTTGGTGCTATTCAAACTCATTTACCCGGTGTCGGTGCACAACCTGTGCCTGGCCTGTCTATGGCAGAGCCTGAGCTGCAATTATTGCCGAACGACAGACGCATCGCCCAAGCTGGATTAAACCGCAGTGACATCGCTAATGCCGTCAGAGCGTTTACCGACGGCTTATTTGTTAGCGAATACTTTGATGGTAATGAACGAATGAACGTTATTTTGCGTGGTTCGTTATGGAATAACCCAGACGAGTTAGCGCAGATGCCTATTTATACACCGCTTGCTGGTGTGCAAACCCTCGGCGAGTTAACCGAAATTCGTCGTACCGTCGGGCCAACGCAATTGCGTCGAGTTGATGGTAAACGCACGGTGACATTAACGGTGTATCCACCTGAATCTATGTCTATGGAAGAAGCGCTCAGCGCCTTAAACAACCAAGTCATCCCGCAGATGCGCCAAGTATTGCCAAGCGATGCCAGTATCAAACTCAGTGGTAATGCCAATAAAATGGCCAATGCCATTAATGATATGCTGACCAATTTTGCTTTGGCGCTAATCATTTTATTCTTGCTAATGACGGCCTTGTTCAAGTCCGCGAAAGACAGCTTTTTAGTGTTACTGGTTATGCCATTAGCGGTTGCTGGCGGCGTGATGTCTTTGTATGTATTAAATCTGTTCAGCTTTCAGTCGTTGGATTTACTGACCATGATTGGCTTTATTATTTTGCTTGGACTGGTCGTTAACAATGCTATTTTGCTGGTCGACCAAACTCGCAGTGCCGAACGACTTGGCGCCAGTCGCAGTGACGCTGTAGCGCAAGCGGTGCGCATTCGTGCGCGCCCAGTATATATGAGTACCCTGACCAGTTTATTTGGCATGTTACCTTTGATGGTCATGCCCGGCGTTGGTGCCGAAATATATCGTGGTTTGGCGACGGTCATTGTCGGAGGTATGGCAATCAGCGCCATTTTCACACTGATATTACTACCTAGTCTGCTACGACTTGGCAGTGCTCAAGACAATCAACTTGCCAAGACCAAAAGCAAGAGCAATGAACAACAACCTGTTGCCGTCAATTAA